From a region of the Paenibacillus lutimineralis genome:
- a CDS encoding FecCD family ABC transporter permease, giving the protein MIRSNSRSISFIFKLIAGCILLVLIFAVAMAFGAANTPLRDVWLALTSHASGESISIIREIRLPREIGAMVVGAALAISGAMMQGITRNPLADPGLLGLTSGANAALAITLAFIPAANYFGIMIACFIGAALGATFVLGIGAVKKGGLSPLRLVLAGSAVSAFLYAIAEGVGIYFKISKDVSMWTSGGVIGTTWGQLQVIVPFITVGIILSLLFSKQLTVMSLSEEVAVGLGQRTALIKVLMIVLIIILAGASVALVGNLAFIGLMVPHLIRGIVGTDYRYILPMSGIGGAAFMLIADTLGRTINAPYETPVAAIVAMIGLPFFLYIVRKGGKGLS; this is encoded by the coding sequence CAAATTCACGTTCCATATCATTCATATTCAAGCTGATAGCTGGATGCATATTATTAGTACTCATATTTGCTGTAGCTATGGCATTCGGAGCGGCCAACACACCGCTTCGAGATGTCTGGCTGGCCCTGACTTCCCACGCAAGTGGGGAGTCTATTTCCATCATCCGTGAAATCCGTCTGCCACGGGAGATTGGAGCTATGGTTGTGGGTGCTGCCTTGGCGATATCCGGTGCGATGATGCAGGGCATCACAAGGAACCCGCTCGCCGATCCCGGCTTGCTTGGTCTGACGTCAGGTGCCAATGCAGCCTTGGCCATCACATTGGCCTTCATCCCGGCGGCGAATTACTTCGGGATTATGATTGCCTGCTTCATCGGAGCTGCTCTGGGCGCTACATTCGTACTAGGCATCGGAGCCGTCAAGAAGGGCGGCTTGTCCCCGCTGCGCCTCGTACTTGCGGGCTCGGCTGTATCTGCCTTCCTGTATGCGATTGCTGAAGGTGTGGGAATCTACTTCAAGATCTCCAAGGATGTCTCGATGTGGACCTCGGGCGGAGTGATCGGTACAACCTGGGGGCAGCTTCAGGTCATCGTTCCTTTCATTACCGTCGGCATTATTCTGTCCCTGCTCTTCTCCAAGCAGCTTACCGTTATGAGCCTCAGCGAAGAGGTTGCTGTTGGCTTGGGGCAACGGACAGCGCTAATCAAAGTGCTAATGATTGTTCTTATCATCATTCTCGCCGGTGCCTCAGTTGCACTGGTAGGGAACCTGGCTTTTATCGGATTGATGGTGCCGCATTTGATCCGCGGTATTGTTGGAACCGACTACCGTTACATATTACCGATGTCCGGTATAGGCGGTGCGGCGTTCATGCTGATCGCTGATACGCTCGGCCGCACGATCAACGCTCCCTATGAAACACCGGTAGCCGCGATCGTCGCCATGATTGGCCTGCCATTCTTCTTGTATATCGTACGTAAAGGAGGTAAAGGCTTATCATGA
- a CDS encoding FecCD family ABC transporter permease, whose translation MNQHIAARKQRRIVGILVLLIIATIIIGMGMGYSSLSYNRLLPTLFGQGTFKEEFVLFSVRLPRIVITMLSGMALALSGAILQSVSRNDLADPGILGINSGAGVAIAVFFLFFPIDAGSFIYLLPVVAFIGAVITAILIYVFSYSRTEGLQPTRLILTGVGFAMALSGIMIVLISSAERSKVDFIAKWIAGNVWGTDWPFILAMLPWLLILVPFTFYKANRMNLLTLDEHVTIGVGVAVERERLGLLLAAVALAASAVSVTGGISFVGLMAPHIAKALVGPRHQLFLPVAVLTGGWMLLLADTIGRNLADPSGIPVGIVISFIGAPYFIYLLLKK comes from the coding sequence ATGAACCAGCACATCGCAGCCAGAAAGCAGCGCCGGATCGTCGGCATCCTGGTTCTGCTCATTATTGCAACCATTATTATCGGCATGGGGATGGGCTATTCCTCATTGTCTTATAACCGCCTTCTACCAACTTTGTTCGGACAAGGAACGTTCAAGGAAGAATTCGTCTTATTCTCAGTTCGTCTGCCGCGTATTGTCATTACCATGCTCTCAGGGATGGCCCTAGCGCTGTCAGGAGCCATACTACAGAGCGTATCGCGCAATGATCTGGCAGACCCCGGAATTCTCGGCATTAACTCGGGGGCCGGCGTTGCCATTGCTGTCTTCTTCTTGTTCTTCCCGATTGATGCAGGCTCATTCATCTATTTACTACCTGTGGTCGCCTTTATCGGGGCCGTAATTACGGCCATCTTAATCTATGTCTTCTCATATAGCCGAACTGAAGGACTTCAGCCGACCCGCCTTATATTAACGGGCGTTGGGTTCGCCATGGCGCTATCCGGTATCATGATCGTACTGATCTCATCGGCAGAACGTTCTAAGGTAGACTTTATAGCCAAATGGATCGCCGGAAATGTATGGGGCACCGACTGGCCCTTTATCTTAGCGATGCTTCCTTGGCTGCTTATCCTCGTTCCGTTCACCTTCTATAAGGCGAATCGCATGAATCTCCTGACGCTGGATGAGCATGTCACCATCGGTGTCGGTGTGGCCGTGGAGAGAGAAAGGCTCGGCCTGCTGCTGGCAGCTGTTGCTTTGGCCGCCTCAGCAGTCTCTGTAACCGGAGGTATTTCCTTCGTCGGTCTAATGGCGCCGCATATCGCCAAAGCTCTGGTTGGCCCAAGGCACCAGCTCTTCCTGCCAGTCGCCGTATTAACTGGAGGATGGATGCTGCTGCTGGCGGATACGATTGGTCGTAATCTGGCCGATCCGAGCGGTATTCCCGTCGGGATTGTTATCTCCTTCATCGGCGCACCTTACTTCATATATCTGCTCCTGAAGAAATAA
- a CDS encoding M20/M25/M40 family metallo-hydrolase, with amino-acid sequence MKPNYYGTPIRTSHRTGPRYAIWIKRIIITVILIAAVLAGLLQIRSPRPVGIDAPPGSFSSARAMEKVEMIAREPHPSGSSAHAQVRDYIIAELEILGLHPEIQEANVAPGVSKRYSGKLENIVVRIPGTDSSKPLMLAAHYDSVATAPGAADDGSGVAAMLETARALQAFSPLKNDLILLMTDGEEHGMLGAKAFVSEHPWAGDVGLVLNFEARGNKGPSFMFETSDQNGWIIREFTRAAPSPVAYSLIYNMYKLMPNDTDLTKFKDGGMPGLNFAFGVGLNAYHTELDTAANLDPSSLQHQGDYMLNLARHFGNLDLNQVQQQDRVYFNTIGWSMISYPESWIPWFTGFAVLLFIATVWHGIYARRVQWTELVGGLFVSLLTLVVIYGINTLLWGLLRSRISEERYQQILMDPQVSVYYLAGSLLVTLLLAILIVRVGSRFIRSENIWLGALTLWLLLCVGTSIYLPGGSYVFIWPLVFSLIGLNLFFFMEEEARNWLSTLFAVPAFVLLTPICYLVYYLMTLGMAGALMVIAALAFSLIFPLFCKPRKAHRDIFG; translated from the coding sequence GTGAAGCCCAATTATTATGGAACACCGATTCGAACAAGCCACCGTACTGGCCCGAGATATGCGATATGGATAAAGCGAATCATAATAACCGTCATTCTAATCGCAGCTGTATTGGCGGGTCTGCTGCAGATTCGATCCCCGCGTCCGGTCGGTATAGACGCGCCGCCAGGATCTTTCTCATCTGCACGGGCGATGGAGAAGGTAGAGATGATTGCCAGAGAACCACACCCTTCAGGTTCTTCTGCGCACGCACAGGTGCGTGATTATATTATCGCGGAGCTGGAAATCCTCGGTCTGCATCCGGAAATTCAGGAGGCTAACGTTGCGCCAGGAGTGTCCAAGCGATATTCAGGTAAGCTCGAGAATATTGTCGTCCGCATTCCTGGAACTGATTCGAGCAAGCCGCTCATGTTGGCAGCCCATTATGACTCCGTTGCGACAGCACCAGGGGCGGCTGATGATGGTTCAGGAGTTGCCGCTATGCTTGAGACAGCAAGGGCGCTGCAGGCATTTAGCCCTCTGAAGAATGACCTGATTCTGCTCATGACGGACGGTGAAGAGCACGGAATGCTTGGAGCCAAGGCGTTCGTGAGTGAGCACCCGTGGGCCGGTGATGTGGGCCTGGTATTGAATTTCGAAGCGCGAGGCAATAAGGGCCCTTCATTTATGTTCGAGACCAGCGATCAGAACGGGTGGATCATTCGGGAGTTTACCAGGGCCGCTCCGAGTCCGGTAGCTTATTCACTCATATACAACATGTATAAATTGATGCCAAATGATACAGATTTAACGAAATTCAAGGACGGTGGAATGCCCGGTTTGAACTTTGCCTTCGGGGTCGGTTTGAATGCTTATCACACTGAGCTGGATACAGCGGCTAATCTGGATCCGTCCAGCTTGCAGCACCAAGGCGACTATATGTTAAATCTGGCTCGTCATTTTGGTAATCTCGATTTAAATCAGGTGCAGCAGCAGGATCGGGTCTACTTCAATACCATCGGCTGGAGCATGATCAGTTATCCGGAGTCCTGGATACCATGGTTCACTGGCTTTGCCGTATTGCTGTTCATTGCGACCGTATGGCATGGAATATATGCCCGCCGAGTTCAATGGACGGAGCTAGTTGGTGGATTGTTCGTGAGCTTGCTTACTTTGGTCGTCATATATGGGATAAATACCTTGCTATGGGGACTGCTCCGCTCTAGGATATCGGAGGAACGATATCAACAAATTCTTATGGATCCACAGGTGAGCGTGTATTATTTGGCAGGGTCGCTGTTGGTTACGCTGCTGCTGGCTATTTTAATAGTTAGGGTAGGTTCCCGATTTATCCGGTCGGAAAATATATGGTTGGGTGCATTGACGTTATGGCTCCTGTTATGTGTAGGAACGAGTATTTATCTACCGGGAGGCAGCTATGTATTCATTTGGCCGCTGGTCTTCAGCCTTATTGGCCTAAATTTGTTCTTCTTTATGGAGGAAGAGGCGAGGAACTGGCTATCCACTCTATTCGCTGTACCTGCCTTCGTGCTGCTAACGCCGATCTGCTATCTTGTCTACTATTTGATGACATTGGGGATGGCGGGTGCGCTTATGGTTATTGCAGCGCTTGCGTTCTCTTTGATTTTCCCATTGTTCTGCAAACCTAGGAAGGCACATCGGGATATATTCGGGTAG
- the thrC gene encoding threonine synthase, with product MHYKSTRGQVAGIGFIDAILMGLADDGGLLVPEHIPQVSDETLKNWQSLSYAELATEVFSLFVNDEIPRPDLEKLVHDSYGTFRHPDVTPVRKLRDDLHIMELFHGPTFAFKDVALQFLGNLYSYVSRKTGSVIHILGATSGDTGASAIEGVRGKEGIRICILHPHQKVSKVQELQMTTVDDENVLNLAVNGTFDDCQRIIKELFADVDFKHQYHLRAINSINIARILAQTVYYFYAYLQLAQQGITGKLNFSVPTGNFGDIFAGYLAQRMGLPIHKLILATNENNILERFVNEGIYQPGEFRGTYSPSMDIQVASNFERYLFYLYGENASEIASLMDLLKAEGKIVIPEDKKTAVNAEFAAHAVENDECLAVISKYYDEYDYLLDPHTACGVAASDELTTAGEVTVTLSTAHPAKFNEAIALCEIKQTYPEQIEALFTKPQHQTIVDGTNEAVRDKLVQFF from the coding sequence ATGCACTATAAAAGCACGAGAGGCCAAGTCGCTGGAATCGGCTTCATCGATGCCATCCTAATGGGTCTGGCTGACGACGGCGGCTTGCTTGTACCAGAACACATTCCGCAGGTGTCTGACGAGACGCTGAAGAACTGGCAGTCTCTTAGTTATGCGGAACTTGCTACCGAAGTATTCTCGCTCTTCGTGAATGACGAAATACCACGCCCTGATCTGGAGAAGCTGGTCCATGACAGCTACGGGACATTCCGCCATCCTGATGTAACGCCAGTCCGTAAACTTCGTGACGACCTTCATATTATGGAGCTGTTCCATGGCCCCACCTTTGCCTTCAAGGACGTTGCTCTGCAATTTCTAGGCAATCTGTACTCTTACGTATCCCGTAAGACCGGCTCGGTCATTCATATTCTAGGTGCAACTTCAGGCGATACAGGAGCATCAGCGATCGAAGGCGTTCGCGGCAAAGAAGGAATCCGCATCTGTATCCTGCATCCGCATCAGAAGGTAAGCAAGGTGCAAGAACTTCAGATGACAACGGTCGATGACGAGAATGTACTCAATCTGGCCGTAAATGGAACCTTCGACGATTGCCAACGGATCATCAAGGAACTATTCGCAGACGTAGACTTCAAACATCAATATCATCTGCGCGCGATCAATTCCATCAACATCGCTCGTATACTCGCGCAGACCGTTTATTATTTCTATGCCTATCTGCAGCTCGCGCAGCAAGGCATAACTGGCAAGCTGAATTTCAGTGTACCGACAGGTAATTTCGGCGACATCTTCGCCGGTTATTTGGCGCAGCGCATGGGCTTGCCCATCCATAAGCTCATCCTCGCTACGAATGAGAACAATATACTGGAACGCTTTGTGAACGAGGGAATCTATCAGCCAGGTGAATTCCGCGGTACTTATAGCCCTTCTATGGATATTCAGGTTGCCAGCAACTTCGAACGCTACCTATTCTATCTGTACGGGGAGAACGCATCAGAAATAGCTTCATTGATGGATCTGCTCAAAGCGGAAGGCAAAATTGTAATCCCTGAAGACAAGAAGACTGCCGTTAACGCAGAGTTTGCTGCACACGCTGTGGAAAACGACGAATGTCTCGCAGTCATTAGCAAATATTACGATGAGTACGACTATCTGCTCGATCCGCATACGGCCTGTGGAGTAGCAGCTTCTGATGAGCTTACGACGGCGGGCGAAGTGACAGTAACGCTGTCCACTGCGCACCCAGCCAAGTTCAACGAAGCTATTGCCCTATGCGAAATTAAGCAAACTTATCCTGAGCAAATTGAGGCGCTCTTCACCAAGCCGCAGCATCAGACCATCGTCGATGGGACGAACGAAGCGGTGCGAGATAAGCTCGTCCAATTTTTCTAG
- a CDS encoding SDR family oxidoreductase, with translation MKALFIGGTGTISSEITRQLLDKGCELYLLNRGTRNDSMPAGAKIIQADINDEAKVAELIQGLQFDVVAQFIAFHPEHVERDYRLFKDKTKQYMFISSASAYQTPLSDYRITEGTPLSNPYWEYSRNKIACEEYLMKQYRDHGFPITLVRPSHTYDERSIPLGVHGSKGSWQVAKRMLENKPVIIHGDGTSLWTMTHNSDFAKGFIGLMGNIHAIGEAVHITSDETVTWNQIYEIIADALGVKLHAVHVSSEFLDASSDEDFRGGLLGDKANSVVFDNSKLKRLVPEFVATTRLDQGIKRTVEHIMAHPEFQVEDPEFDVWCDSVIHALESAVKMIKGL, from the coding sequence ATGAAGGCGCTATTTATCGGAGGAACAGGTACGATCAGTTCGGAGATTACCAGACAGTTATTGGACAAGGGTTGCGAGCTCTATCTGTTGAACAGAGGAACACGTAACGATTCTATGCCAGCTGGAGCGAAAATCATCCAAGCCGATATTAACGATGAGGCCAAGGTTGCGGAATTGATTCAAGGTTTGCAATTCGACGTAGTGGCACAGTTTATCGCATTTCATCCTGAGCATGTTGAACGGGATTATCGACTGTTTAAAGATAAAACCAAGCAGTATATGTTCATCAGCTCGGCTTCTGCTTACCAGACTCCGTTATCGGATTATAGAATTACAGAAGGAACCCCGCTATCCAATCCATACTGGGAATATTCCCGGAATAAGATAGCTTGCGAGGAATATCTAATGAAGCAGTACCGGGACCATGGCTTCCCGATTACACTTGTAAGGCCAAGCCATACGTATGATGAGCGTTCGATCCCACTCGGTGTCCACGGAAGCAAGGGAAGCTGGCAAGTGGCGAAGCGGATGCTGGAGAACAAACCAGTTATTATTCATGGGGACGGTACCTCTCTGTGGACAATGACACATAACAGCGATTTTGCCAAAGGCTTCATTGGATTGATGGGCAATATTCACGCGATTGGGGAAGCCGTTCATATTACTTCCGATGAGACGGTAACCTGGAATCAAATCTACGAGATCATCGCTGACGCCCTCGGGGTCAAGCTGCATGCGGTACATGTATCGTCGGAATTCCTTGATGCTAGCAGTGATGAGGATTTCCGTGGGGGCTTGTTGGGGGATAAGGCTAACTCTGTGGTCTTCGATAACTCCAAGCTGAAGCGGCTCGTTCCAGAATTCGTGGCCACCACGCGCCTGGATCAGGGGATTAAACGGACAGTAGAGCATATTATGGCGCATCCGGAATTTCAAGTGGAAGATCCGGAGTTCGATGTATGGTGTGATAGCGTCATTCATGCTCTGGAGTCTGCCGTTAAGATGATCAAGGGGCTTTAA